In the genome of Rhizobium rhizogenes, one region contains:
- a CDS encoding site-specific integrase — MLQRPPESPNAPFTLFQREGTRNWSMRYSLGGRQIKKSLGIADYDAALQRANEIYHEQKYRHKQGLSLVQHPFCEVAEEFIEKVCAEAERDERSQYHPTFWPPIIRRFPVGYFGDKAIDLITTADVERYLEWRKTYWTTGPGSKIEKIRCEREDGRVFSRAAPRKVAALATMKGEMVIIRELFRQAARWGYCKPLELPAVEARKKPDNRRPGFKPEEYEKLIAKSTERINKHHSKLKVIKAKDGRVWTQKAVTEGIRADRVRLHAYIELMANSGLRPTEAKNLTWGDISLFRETRHLPLYQQDARLAVHGKSKHGSTVPLYGALSALGMLWDLFVNDIGREPQDDDPVFVDEKGNRILSFKKSLNALLIAAGLEKDNRGIRRTSYSFRHFYISQMLANNVSVHHVARNTRTSLAMIDKHYAQVNTEQIKDFLRPGQEDYANEPVLLDDDAYAEIKLLEKRIEELKRGSKDGSTEQQIAKRYAEKRAG, encoded by the coding sequence ATGTTGCAGCGCCCCCCCGAATCACCAAATGCCCCCTTCACGCTTTTTCAGCGTGAAGGCACCCGAAACTGGTCCATGCGCTATTCGCTCGGTGGCAGACAGATCAAGAAGTCGCTCGGTATTGCCGACTACGATGCCGCCCTACAGCGGGCGAACGAGATTTATCACGAACAGAAGTATCGACATAAGCAAGGCCTGTCGCTGGTCCAGCATCCCTTCTGCGAGGTGGCCGAAGAATTTATCGAAAAGGTCTGCGCGGAAGCGGAGCGTGACGAACGCAGCCAATATCACCCGACCTTCTGGCCCCCGATCATCCGACGTTTTCCGGTCGGCTATTTCGGGGACAAGGCAATCGATCTCATTACGACCGCCGACGTCGAACGTTATCTGGAATGGCGAAAGACCTATTGGACAACAGGGCCGGGATCGAAGATCGAGAAAATCCGTTGCGAGCGTGAAGATGGTCGCGTTTTCTCTCGCGCCGCACCACGCAAAGTCGCTGCCTTGGCGACCATGAAAGGCGAAATGGTCATCATTCGTGAGCTTTTTCGTCAGGCAGCGCGATGGGGTTATTGCAAACCTTTGGAACTACCAGCGGTCGAAGCAAGGAAGAAGCCCGACAATCGCCGCCCCGGTTTCAAACCGGAGGAATACGAGAAGCTCATCGCCAAGAGTACCGAGCGGATCAACAAGCATCATTCGAAGCTCAAGGTCATCAAGGCTAAGGATGGGCGTGTCTGGACCCAAAAGGCCGTTACCGAAGGCATTCGCGCTGACCGCGTTCGGTTGCACGCCTATATCGAATTGATGGCGAATTCCGGCCTACGCCCCACAGAAGCCAAGAACCTTACATGGGGCGATATCTCGCTGTTTCGGGAAACGCGGCACTTGCCTCTTTACCAACAGGATGCGCGTTTGGCAGTTCACGGCAAGAGTAAGCATGGCAGCACCGTACCGCTTTACGGCGCACTATCTGCACTCGGCATGCTTTGGGACCTGTTCGTCAATGACATAGGACGCGAGCCGCAGGACGATGATCCGGTTTTCGTCGATGAGAAAGGCAATCGCATCCTGTCGTTCAAGAAAAGCCTCAACGCCTTGCTGATTGCGGCAGGGTTGGAAAAGGACAATCGCGGCATTCGTCGCACGTCCTATTCGTTCCGGCACTTCTATATCTCGCAGATGCTCGCAAACAACGTCTCTGTCCACCACGTTGCCCGCAATACACGCACGTCACTCGCGATGATCGATAAGCACTATGCGCAAGTGAACACCGAGCAGATCAAAGACTTCCTCCGGCCTGGACAAGAGGACTATGCAAATGAACCCGTTCTGTTGGATGACGATGCCTACGCTGAAATCAAGCTTCTCGAAAAACGCATCGAGGAATTGAAGCGGGGCAGCAAAGACGGGTCCACGGAGCAACAAATCGCAAAGCGGTACGCCGAGAAACGAGCCGGATAG
- a CDS encoding flagellin, with protein sequence MQISNVSDNLGPAPDFDILDVDITDPANDLDHYLSGVDTMLQKVISGAAALGTVKTRIDMQESFMRTLMDSIDKGIGRLVDADMNESSTRLKALQTQEQLAIQSLQIANSNAENMMMLFR encoded by the coding sequence ATGCAGATCAGCAATGTCAGCGACAATCTCGGCCCAGCACCGGATTTCGATATTCTAGATGTGGATATCACTGACCCCGCCAACGACCTCGATCACTACCTGTCAGGTGTAGACACGATGTTGCAAAAGGTCATCTCCGGCGCTGCCGCGCTCGGTACGGTCAAGACCCGCATCGACATGCAGGAGAGCTTCATGCGGACTCTCATGGACAGCATCGACAAGGGCATTGGCCGCCTCGTTGATGCCGACATGAACGAATCTTCTACACGCCTCAAGGCGCTCCAGACGCAGGAACAGCTTGCGATCCAATCTTTGCAAATCGCGAACAGCAATGCTGAGAACATGATGATGCTGTTCCGGTAA
- a CDS encoding DUF4123 domain-containing protein, with translation MLEVDVEEFHTVCQDLIMNDTPIIDLPNPNETAELTRQAVEAMTGQVSVVLDGGAFDNLPRILQEEGISARSLFLEGASADFRLSGPWLVDLSAIPVRSYIGWLDAKNACAVYWSCPSGTDELYRHLRTINEVMIPLEQTSDDLPATSSPQYERVLFRHWDPNVLGALLPILTRPQIARFLGPADCVVFNAPDYGGVKRVKAPADLPATPPGPLRIERDQIEKLKAAMLHSSRLRIARFLKANTPPYFSGVDDNFIWGATLASEKSADELGIKTERGRARWAYVMIMSDGKAADAPEVRNYVGDGGDTPDNRVKSLIDHTVDALRSNPSASGVPA, from the coding sequence TTGCTTGAAGTCGATGTCGAAGAATTCCACACCGTTTGTCAGGATTTGATTATGAACGATACACCCATAATTGATCTGCCAAATCCGAACGAAACCGCCGAGCTTACAAGACAAGCTGTAGAGGCCATGACGGGACAGGTGTCCGTCGTTTTAGATGGGGGTGCATTTGATAATCTTCCGCGCATCCTTCAGGAAGAAGGTATCAGTGCCCGGTCATTATTTCTTGAAGGTGCTTCCGCCGATTTTCGTTTGTCAGGACCATGGTTAGTCGATCTCTCGGCTATCCCCGTGCGTTCTTATATCGGCTGGCTAGACGCAAAAAATGCTTGCGCTGTCTATTGGTCCTGTCCGTCTGGAACCGATGAACTTTACCGTCACCTGAGGACTATTAACGAGGTTATGATCCCACTGGAGCAGACCAGTGACGATCTGCCAGCTACGAGTTCACCCCAGTATGAACGCGTATTGTTTCGACACTGGGACCCTAATGTCCTCGGCGCTCTTCTTCCAATTCTGACAAGGCCGCAGATTGCCCGGTTCTTGGGCCCTGCGGACTGCGTCGTTTTCAACGCACCGGACTACGGTGGGGTCAAGAGAGTAAAAGCGCCGGCAGACCTTCCTGCTACTCCGCCCGGCCCGTTGCGAATTGAGCGGGACCAAATTGAAAAGCTGAAAGCAGCCATGCTTCACTCCTCTCGGCTCAGAATAGCCCGGTTCCTGAAAGCGAATACTCCGCCGTATTTTTCTGGCGTCGATGACAACTTCATTTGGGGTGCCACCTTGGCCAGCGAAAAATCTGCCGATGAGCTTGGCATCAAGACGGAGCGCGGTCGCGCTCGCTGGGCTTACGTCATGATAATGTCCGATGGAAAGGCGGCAGATGCTCCGGAGGTGCGAAACTATGTTGGCGATGGCGGCGACACACCCGATAATAGGGTTAAATCCCTGATTGACCACACCGTCGATGCCTTGCGTTCTAATCCGTCAGCATCTGGAGTGCCTGCATGA
- a CDS encoding DUF2958 domain-containing protein, whose translation MQDHSPGDHDDKLTQAQIDLAMLFMTDLHVGAERLYKIKRKGTSLNLRYEINGKTHQRSYLSALSWRAILLFALTEGKTVAVHEMDKPGRYRQMFPKTLLRRLQWHARPNANFPPVAKLYEPNGKAVMLLTRSRLCGHAVDALHNLADGGPVFQPLWISDIMALRPMHGIDLVRDQTFAPTLPISAYLEAVAMTGRIVEELELSGLPLTGSIPRLATQPSSKAVRSVFDQACRENSAFEKLGSRTIYEDYSFPTETGKVR comes from the coding sequence ATGCAAGACCATTCACCCGGCGATCACGACGACAAACTTACGCAGGCGCAAATTGACTTGGCCATGCTATTCATGACCGATCTGCATGTGGGGGCCGAACGCCTCTACAAGATCAAGCGCAAGGGCACCTCGCTGAACCTGCGCTATGAAATCAACGGCAAAACACACCAGCGCAGCTATCTGTCGGCGTTGTCGTGGCGGGCGATTTTGTTGTTTGCGCTGACCGAGGGCAAAACCGTCGCCGTCCACGAGATGGACAAGCCGGGACGATACCGGCAGATGTTCCCGAAAACCCTACTGCGCCGCCTTCAATGGCATGCACGACCGAATGCGAATTTCCCGCCGGTTGCAAAGCTGTATGAGCCTAATGGCAAAGCCGTCATGCTGCTGACGCGGAGCCGGCTCTGCGGGCATGCCGTCGATGCGCTGCATAATCTCGCTGATGGAGGGCCGGTGTTTCAACCGCTGTGGATTTCCGACATCATGGCGCTGCGTCCGATGCACGGCATCGATCTGGTGCGCGACCAGACTTTCGCGCCGACATTGCCGATCAGCGCATATCTGGAAGCCGTCGCGATGACTGGCAGGATTGTCGAAGAGCTGGAGCTTTCCGGTTTGCCGCTCACCGGGAGTATTCCCCGGCTTGCAACACAGCCGTCATCGAAGGCAGTTCGCAGCGTCTTCGATCAGGCGTGCAGGGAAAACTCGGCATTTGAAAAGCTAGGCAGCCGAACGATCTACGAGGACTACTCGTTTCCGACCGAGACCGGAAAAGTTCGTTGA
- a CDS encoding PAAR domain-containing protein — MVSRPVTLKGQMHVCPMVDPGPRPHIGGPVISTQQNFVTVDGVPVATVGDSLLCTGVPTTSDKITSGSSVASIEGKRVARLGDACAHGGKLVQGVSWLTFE, encoded by the coding sequence ATGGTTTCTCGTCCGGTCACGTTGAAAGGTCAGATGCATGTGTGTCCCATGGTTGATCCGGGACCAAGACCGCATATTGGAGGCCCTGTCATATCGACACAGCAGAACTTCGTGACTGTCGACGGCGTGCCGGTAGCAACCGTGGGAGATAGCCTACTCTGCACTGGTGTACCAACCACCTCGGACAAGATCACGTCTGGTTCTTCAGTTGCCAGTATCGAGGGCAAAAGGGTTGCCCGGTTGGGTGATGCCTGCGCGCACGGCGGAAAGCTTGTCCAAGGTGTTTCATGGCTGACGTTCGAATGA
- the tssI gene encoding type VI secretion system tip protein TssI/VgrG: protein MTDQPASSDFLQASRVLKVKSPLGEDQLLPERLAVDEGVSRLFEIHLTLRAKKEAVKPEELIGRLVDVSVEISQGDGEEGSGVRRPFNGLVTELHEGPPITRGLRSYALTIRPQMWLLSRRSDCRIWMDKTAVEIVETLFSEHGIPAPDTSGIISPPPAQHYSVQWNETDLDYLTRRFEEDGLFYWFSHEDGSHKLHVADSASGWLSPSASAQGEGRVRLAQGSSDRNHINDWARRFSYVSGQRAGADWNFETPGMVPGTMTPSLVQMPDATKRELYEYPARISTVEEAERAQKLRTQSIEADHDRVFGSSTSRILEAGRRFTPYEVAHPDHAYEEHVIIRASHSIVDRSYETNGNEPEYRNSFEAIPARVPLTPHRATKRPRIEGTQVAIVAGPAGEEIHPDQYGRIKLWFPWDRKAKKDGTDTCWVRVSQAWGGGTWGAQVIPRIGMEVMVAFVDGDPDKPLVIGVVNNPANSVPYDLPANKTRMVLRSNSHKGDGFNEITFEDEAGKENQFFHAQKDQTTRVLNDRTKRIDRHEVASVGGNRAVEVSGNQKHEIGGSVNTVVGGTGPMAMMAMAGVQALSGQTAGLLSQAAQIAGGGGPGVAAFATTLASSALGFLGAGGLSSREGVVSGPSPRADAGTALAGSGTGVGSDASGLFPLPGIMNTIVSSFQSTSVGVAKAEQIGVSKVTNIGQTEVRQVGKQQNLTIGKEQFIEVGTGQYTRVGEKITVNVGKLYNLVSEEKYHGEAKVWEIFGDDEIRLSTPGGYISLTKSGIKLFALKIDIEGNQINFKKGGPGESGSCLKSMSKNSTPFVRI, encoded by the coding sequence ATGACCGACCAGCCTGCATCTTCGGACTTTCTCCAGGCGAGCCGTGTGCTCAAGGTCAAGTCTCCGCTAGGGGAAGACCAGCTTCTGCCGGAACGACTTGCGGTTGACGAGGGTGTTTCGCGGCTTTTCGAGATTCACCTGACGCTGCGTGCGAAGAAGGAAGCGGTCAAGCCCGAGGAGCTGATCGGGCGGCTGGTCGATGTGTCGGTCGAGATAAGCCAGGGAGACGGGGAGGAGGGCAGCGGCGTCCGCCGGCCGTTCAACGGTCTGGTGACGGAACTGCATGAGGGCCCGCCGATCACCCGTGGGCTGCGCTCCTATGCGCTGACGATCCGGCCGCAGATGTGGCTTCTGTCGCGGCGGTCGGATTGCCGCATCTGGATGGATAAGACGGCGGTGGAGATCGTCGAGACGCTGTTTTCCGAACATGGCATTCCGGCGCCCGACACGTCGGGCATCATCTCGCCGCCGCCTGCGCAACACTACAGCGTTCAATGGAACGAGACGGATCTTGATTATCTGACGCGCCGTTTCGAGGAGGACGGGCTGTTCTACTGGTTCAGCCATGAGGATGGTTCCCACAAGCTGCATGTTGCCGACAGCGCCAGCGGCTGGCTTTCGCCGTCGGCTTCGGCGCAGGGCGAGGGCCGGGTGAGACTGGCGCAGGGGTCTTCGGACCGCAACCACATCAATGACTGGGCACGGCGTTTTTCCTATGTGTCGGGCCAGCGTGCGGGCGCGGACTGGAACTTCGAGACGCCGGGCATGGTGCCGGGCACGATGACGCCGTCGCTGGTGCAGATGCCGGATGCGACGAAGCGCGAGCTTTATGAATATCCGGCCCGGATCAGCACGGTTGAAGAGGCCGAGCGGGCGCAGAAACTCAGAACCCAGTCGATCGAGGCGGATCATGACCGTGTGTTCGGCTCGTCCACCTCGCGCATTCTGGAGGCGGGCCGGCGGTTTACACCTTACGAGGTTGCCCATCCCGATCATGCCTATGAAGAGCATGTGATCATCCGTGCGAGCCACAGCATCGTCGACCGTTCCTATGAGACGAATGGCAACGAGCCGGAATATCGCAACAGTTTCGAGGCGATCCCTGCGCGGGTGCCGCTGACGCCGCATCGCGCGACGAAGCGGCCGCGCATCGAGGGGACGCAGGTTGCGATCGTGGCCGGTCCTGCCGGCGAGGAAATCCATCCGGATCAGTATGGCCGCATCAAGCTGTGGTTCCCGTGGGACCGCAAGGCGAAGAAGGATGGAACCGATACGTGCTGGGTGCGGGTCAGCCAGGCATGGGGCGGCGGAACATGGGGTGCGCAGGTTATCCCGCGCATCGGCATGGAGGTAATGGTTGCCTTTGTCGATGGTGACCCGGACAAGCCGCTGGTCATCGGCGTGGTGAACAATCCCGCCAATTCCGTGCCCTACGACCTGCCCGCCAACAAGACGCGCATGGTGCTGCGCTCCAACAGCCACAAGGGCGACGGTTTCAACGAAATCACCTTCGAGGACGAGGCCGGCAAGGAGAACCAGTTCTTCCATGCCCAGAAGGATCAGACGACGCGGGTGTTGAATGATCGCACCAAGCGCATCGACCGGCACGAGGTCGCCTCGGTTGGCGGCAATCGGGCCGTGGAAGTATCCGGCAACCAGAAACACGAGATCGGTGGTTCTGTGAATACGGTCGTCGGTGGCACGGGACCGATGGCGATGATGGCGATGGCCGGCGTGCAGGCGCTCTCCGGGCAGACGGCGGGGCTGCTCAGTCAGGCAGCACAGATCGCCGGTGGCGGTGGCCCGGGTGTTGCGGCCTTTGCCACAACGCTTGCCTCGTCCGCACTCGGCTTTCTCGGTGCGGGCGGTCTGTCATCGCGCGAGGGCGTTGTCTCCGGTCCAAGTCCGCGGGCCGATGCGGGCACGGCGCTTGCAGGATCGGGCACGGGTGTCGGTTCCGATGCTTCGGGATTGTTCCCGCTGCCGGGCATCATGAACACGATCGTCAGTTCGTTTCAGTCTACATCCGTAGGCGTGGCTAAGGCTGAGCAGATCGGGGTGAGCAAGGTTACCAATATTGGCCAGACGGAAGTTCGACAGGTTGGAAAACAGCAGAACCTGACGATCGGTAAAGAGCAATTCATTGAGGTCGGTACGGGCCAATACACGCGTGTCGGCGAGAAGATCACCGTCAATGTCGGCAAGCTCTACAACCTCGTCTCTGAGGAAAAGTATCATGGCGAGGCGAAGGTCTGGGAGATCTTTGGCGACGATGAAATTCGCCTTTCCACACCCGGGGGATACATTTCCCTGACAAAAAGCGGCATCAAGCTCTTTGCCCTGAAGATCGATATCGAAGGCAACCAGATTAACTTCAAGAAAGGTGGCCCCGGTGAAAGTGGCTCTTGCTTGAAGTCGATGTCGAAGAATTCCACACCGTTTGTCAGGATTTGA
- a CDS encoding MarR family winged helix-turn-helix transcriptional regulator has protein sequence MALRLAHSNGPRAEKAESGGAEAAHLAAIDYGLLTTAIGYHLRHSQLAVANGFSDVLAERGLRPADFSVLVIVGGNPGLKQSDVAEALGIQRANFVAIVDSMEEKGLLVRRRSEEDRRVHFLDMTEEGSRLLDCLSDSWRDREEKLIDRIGGKKARDQLLSLLGRLRD, from the coding sequence ATGGCTTTGCGATTGGCACATAGCAACGGGCCGCGGGCGGAAAAGGCTGAAAGCGGCGGAGCGGAAGCGGCGCATCTGGCGGCGATCGACTATGGATTGCTGACGACGGCGATCGGCTATCATTTGCGGCACTCGCAACTTGCCGTGGCAAACGGGTTTTCCGATGTGCTGGCGGAGCGGGGATTGCGGCCGGCGGATTTTTCGGTTCTCGTCATCGTTGGCGGTAATCCGGGCCTGAAACAGAGCGATGTGGCCGAAGCGCTCGGTATTCAGCGCGCCAATTTCGTCGCGATCGTCGACAGCATGGAAGAGAAGGGGCTGCTTGTCCGCCGCCGGTCGGAAGAGGACAGGCGCGTTCATTTTCTCGACATGACCGAGGAAGGCAGCCGCCTTCTCGACTGCCTTTCCGATTCATGGCGCGACCGTGAGGAAAAGCTGATCGACAGGATTGGCGGCAAGAAGGCCCGCGACCAGCTTTTGTCGCTGCTTGGGCGTCTGCGGGACTGA
- a CDS encoding polymorphic toxin type 15 domain-containing protein → MSATTTVAGAGGAIAGGWLGRVIGGLAGSLAGPGGTAVGAWIGGQVGAMAGRAAASAIASYMEGANVDADAKTKENEQAKPCVDCGEIDCFSPPPGSTPDEIKEFKRQLKEQQDAINNIPPDQLIKNMDNYEKIGRGAQDALDRANAREAWIRNRAAEILKQDGKMTRDAARTAAANDIKTMDVIHTPDLSAGGTGRISPENGGMGPRSANRSIGSQWSKTAKGSDKTRLQQLKDHANKAKEKGQKTNADLKICEDKKTPSSNKQSGGSNSGAGEGQASPGGVPMS, encoded by the coding sequence ATGAGTGCGACGACAACAGTCGCCGGGGCGGGCGGTGCTATCGCAGGAGGTTGGCTTGGCCGTGTTATTGGAGGCTTAGCTGGCAGCCTCGCTGGGCCTGGAGGTACAGCGGTTGGAGCATGGATAGGTGGACAAGTCGGCGCTATGGCGGGCAGAGCGGCTGCATCCGCAATCGCATCCTACATGGAAGGTGCAAATGTAGACGCCGACGCGAAAACCAAGGAGAACGAACAGGCCAAGCCTTGTGTCGATTGTGGGGAGATCGATTGCTTTAGTCCGCCTCCGGGTTCAACGCCGGATGAGATTAAAGAATTCAAGCGCCAACTCAAAGAACAGCAAGACGCGATAAACAATATTCCTCCCGACCAACTTATCAAAAACATGGATAATTACGAGAAAATTGGTCGCGGTGCGCAGGACGCATTGGATCGAGCTAATGCCCGTGAAGCATGGATTAGAAATAGAGCGGCTGAAATACTGAAGCAAGACGGCAAAATGACTAGAGACGCTGCCAGAACTGCTGCTGCAAACGATATTAAGACGATGGACGTGATCCATACTCCGGATCTTTCTGCGGGGGGTACTGGGCGAATTTCACCAGAAAATGGCGGTATGGGTCCCCGGTCAGCAAATCGCTCGATAGGTTCGCAATGGTCCAAAACCGCAAAGGGTTCTGATAAAACCCGATTACAACAACTTAAGGATCACGCGAACAAGGCGAAGGAGAAAGGTCAAAAAACCAACGCAGACCTAAAAATTTGTGAGGACAAAAAAACGCCGAGCTCGAATAAACAATCTGGTGGTTCTAATAGCGGCGCAGGTGAAGGTCAGGCTAGCCCCGGCGGCGTACCGATGTCATAG
- a CDS encoding recombinase family protein, protein MQDEFPGNQHSSGPVRAYSYVRMSTRKQLRGDSLRRQLERSKTFADEHSLLLDDSLQDLGVSAWRGRNFKTGALGRFLSMVESGEIPKGSYLLIESLDRLSREAVPDALTLFMAIINAGIIIATLGEDRQIYSRDRLNGDWTKLIIGLAVMSRGHEESQTKSERISAVAKRKREQAREGKGHITSITPAWIDAKRIDANRYEFTLNHHAETVRAIYEMAMRGLGATAIARKLNVDGVPAFKSKDGWYQSIIKALLTRHDVIGTFQPHRMQDGKRVPDGDPIEGYFPAAIEKDLFLRVQAMRSNPGRPGRKGDMFANLFTGLCHCAHCGGPMTMKLSRVKGNENGRYLVCANYVRGHRCKDGKRHFRYEPLEAVILDHVKEINLAETLHAAKFDDTLRELDEAIAGLTLQLEGLRRKEQRLAQAIEDDNEPPNAILNLLRVRQSERQAVEAELRHQQTERQRQSIRHDNFANMADRIAKLRVAWENAEETTRYELRSEAHNAIRELMTEISFDSPSYTAVVIIENGVSAYRIKDGMISALFRAFAA, encoded by the coding sequence ATGCAGGACGAATTTCCCGGCAATCAACATTCATCGGGTCCGGTGCGGGCCTATTCCTATGTGCGTATGAGCACCCGCAAGCAGCTTCGCGGCGATAGCTTACGCCGACAGCTTGAGCGGTCGAAGACGTTTGCGGACGAACACTCTCTGCTTCTGGATGACAGCTTGCAGGACTTGGGCGTCAGCGCGTGGAGGGGCAGGAACTTCAAGACCGGCGCATTGGGGCGGTTTCTGTCCATGGTCGAAAGTGGCGAAATCCCAAAGGGCAGCTATCTGCTGATCGAGAGCCTCGACCGTCTGTCGCGAGAAGCTGTCCCGGACGCGCTGACGCTGTTCATGGCGATCATCAATGCGGGCATCATCATTGCGACCCTTGGCGAAGACAGGCAAATCTACAGTCGTGACCGGCTTAACGGGGATTGGACCAAGCTAATTATCGGGCTTGCGGTGATGTCGCGCGGTCACGAGGAAAGCCAGACGAAGAGCGAACGCATCAGTGCTGTTGCCAAGCGGAAGCGGGAACAAGCTCGCGAGGGTAAGGGCCACATCACCAGCATCACACCCGCATGGATAGATGCCAAACGGATCGACGCGAACCGATACGAGTTCACGCTGAACCATCACGCGGAGACGGTGAGGGCTATCTACGAGATGGCAATGCGCGGGCTCGGCGCGACGGCAATTGCTCGAAAGCTCAATGTGGACGGCGTTCCGGCCTTCAAGAGCAAGGACGGATGGTATCAGAGCATCATCAAGGCACTACTCACCCGGCACGATGTCATTGGCACATTCCAGCCGCATCGTATGCAGGACGGCAAGCGCGTACCGGATGGCGATCCCATTGAGGGTTATTTCCCCGCCGCCATCGAAAAGGACTTATTCCTGCGCGTTCAGGCCATGCGAAGCAACCCCGGCAGACCGGGCCGCAAAGGCGATATGTTCGCGAATCTATTTACTGGCCTGTGCCATTGCGCCCACTGCGGCGGACCGATGACAATGAAGCTCAGCCGTGTGAAGGGCAATGAGAACGGGCGCTATCTCGTCTGTGCCAACTATGTTCGAGGTCATCGCTGCAAAGACGGCAAGCGGCATTTCCGATACGAGCCGTTGGAGGCAGTCATCCTCGATCACGTTAAGGAGATAAATCTGGCGGAGACACTGCATGCGGCAAAGTTCGATGACACCCTGCGAGAGCTTGATGAGGCCATTGCCGGGTTGACGCTGCAACTTGAAGGGCTACGTAGAAAGGAGCAGCGGCTGGCTCAGGCCATTGAAGACGACAACGAGCCGCCGAATGCCATTCTCAATCTGCTCAGGGTGAGGCAGAGCGAACGCCAAGCGGTCGAGGCAGAGTTAAGGCATCAACAGACGGAACGCCAGCGTCAATCAATCCGACACGATAACTTTGCCAACATGGCCGACCGTATCGCAAAGCTTCGAGTGGCGTGGGAAAATGCAGAAGAAACCACGCGTTACGAACTTCGCTCAGAAGCCCACAACGCGATAAGGGAGCTTATGACGGAAATCAGTTTTGACAGCCCCAGTTATACGGCGGTCGTGATCATAGAAAACGGCGTGTCGGCCTACAGGATAAAAGACGGAATGATTAGCGCACTGTTCCGGGCATTTGCGGCGTGA
- a CDS encoding DUF6641 family protein: MNWISTESLFNHQVNARPFGRRLYLGNTFNRFAKDHSMSHLKALKLTSAVPFRASVDPVQRSREKMIAALSEQKQMAEAKIAGQAFTPTHIVRKKNAEGVRVEVEAPKRVRQGWFIDGNGKVFFAIRYAGKAIEFAKDKNAIEAGELSALPKIIDTLIEAVRAGELDAQLTAAAVERGKMLRRAG, translated from the coding sequence ATGAATTGGATCTCCACCGAAAGTCTCTTTAACCATCAAGTTAATGCTCGCCCTTTTGGCAGACGGCTGTATCTGGGGAACACGTTCAATCGTTTCGCAAAGGATCACAGCATGTCGCATCTCAAGGCACTCAAGCTCACTTCCGCAGTCCCGTTTCGCGCATCGGTCGACCCTGTGCAGCGTTCGCGAGAAAAAATGATTGCCGCACTGTCCGAGCAGAAGCAGATGGCGGAAGCGAAGATCGCTGGTCAGGCTTTTACGCCGACGCATATCGTCCGCAAAAAGAATGCCGAAGGCGTCCGCGTCGAGGTCGAAGCCCCCAAGCGCGTGCGGCAGGGCTGGTTCATCGACGGCAACGGTAAGGTGTTCTTTGCGATCCGCTATGCTGGCAAGGCCATCGAATTCGCCAAGGACAAGAACGCCATCGAGGCCGGTGAGCTTTCGGCACTGCCGAAGATCATCGACACGCTGATCGAGGCGGTACGCGCGGGCGAGCTTGACGCGCAACTGACCGCTGCTGCCGTCGAGCGCGGCAAGATGCTCCGCAGGGCTGGATAA
- a CDS encoding GAD-like domain-containing protein, whose protein sequence is MKDYQTRLASIVADYGAPQGGEAINAEDYRGKVPDAMLEFWQQNGAGLVLDGYFQFCNPNRYSGVLRLVFDNDPDIDAEQTYALGFGSFGTIIAWNEAYQDVIIDLVKSRVSCPALVSGKSHDPNLSVTSQLMMLDDPSFDEYDADVKKLFKRARSRLGKLGVDQIYGFKPILALGGNRDLTSLSIYDAVPHMAILAQAHKFQLMDDAAYPPQPVRSIGG, encoded by the coding sequence GTGAAAGATTATCAGACCAGACTAGCTTCGATTGTCGCTGATTACGGCGCTCCGCAAGGCGGCGAGGCTATTAATGCCGAGGATTATCGCGGGAAAGTACCAGACGCAATGTTGGAATTCTGGCAACAGAACGGAGCAGGCCTCGTTCTAGATGGATATTTCCAGTTTTGTAATCCGAACCGATATAGTGGTGTTTTAAGACTGGTATTCGATAACGACCCTGACATTGATGCCGAGCAAACATATGCTCTTGGTTTCGGCTCTTTTGGGACAATCATCGCCTGGAACGAGGCGTATCAAGATGTAATTATCGATCTCGTGAAAAGCCGGGTTTCATGTCCAGCGCTTGTCAGTGGAAAATCACATGATCCAAATCTTTCTGTGACTAGCCAACTGATGATGCTCGATGATCCGAGTTTCGACGAATATGATGCCGACGTGAAAAAATTGTTCAAACGAGCGCGTTCAAGGTTGGGCAAGCTAGGGGTAGACCAAATTTACGGCTTCAAGCCTATTCTTGCACTCGGTGGCAACCGTGATTTGACTAGCCTTTCAATATATGACGCAGTGCCACACATGGCGATTTTGGCACAAGCACATAAATTTCAGCTTATGGATGATGCCGCTTATCCTCCCCAGCCGGTTCGCTCCATCGGAGGATGA